A genomic segment from Pseudomonas sessilinigenes encodes:
- a CDS encoding succinylglutamate desuccinylase/aspartoacylase family protein, translating into MERIDHPLPWSHLGSERSISVFRFGSGERKAYIQASLHADELPGMRTAWELKKRLAELEAQGALKGVIELVPVANPLGLGQLLQGNHQGRFEAGSGKNFNRDFVELSEPVTQRLQGRLGDDAHANVQLIRQAMADVLAELPPAASQLQGMQRVLLAHACTADVVLDLHCDAEAALHMYALPQHWPQWRSLAAHLDVRVGLLAEDSGGSSFDEACSLPWLRLSRQFPEAQIPLACLATTLELGGQADTGRPQAEAHAEGILAFLAEQGLIAGQWPAPAREPCEGMPFEGTELLYAPHPGVVSFLRPAGSWVEVGEPIFEVIDPLSDRVSTVCAGTSGVLFAVERLRYAQPGFWLAKVAGREALRHGRLLND; encoded by the coding sequence ATGGAACGTATCGACCATCCATTGCCCTGGAGCCACCTGGGCAGCGAGCGCAGCATCTCGGTGTTCCGTTTCGGCAGTGGCGAGCGCAAGGCCTATATCCAGGCCAGCCTGCACGCAGACGAACTGCCTGGCATGCGGACCGCCTGGGAGCTGAAGAAGCGCCTGGCCGAGCTGGAAGCCCAGGGGGCCCTCAAGGGCGTCATCGAGCTGGTGCCGGTGGCCAATCCCCTGGGGCTTGGGCAGTTGCTGCAAGGCAATCACCAGGGGCGTTTCGAGGCTGGTAGCGGCAAGAATTTCAACCGTGATTTCGTCGAGCTCAGCGAGCCTGTGACTCAGCGCCTGCAAGGGCGCCTGGGTGACGATGCCCATGCCAACGTGCAACTGATCCGCCAGGCCATGGCTGATGTGCTGGCCGAATTGCCGCCGGCTGCCAGCCAGTTGCAGGGTATGCAGCGGGTGTTGCTGGCGCATGCCTGCACCGCCGACGTGGTACTGGATCTGCATTGCGATGCCGAGGCGGCGCTGCATATGTATGCCTTGCCGCAGCATTGGCCGCAATGGCGTTCCTTGGCGGCTCACCTGGATGTACGGGTCGGCCTGTTGGCCGAGGATTCCGGTGGCAGTTCGTTCGACGAAGCCTGTTCGCTGCCCTGGCTGCGCCTGTCGCGGCAGTTCCCCGAAGCACAGATTCCCCTGGCGTGCCTGGCGACTACGCTTGAGCTGGGTGGCCAGGCCGATACTGGGCGTCCCCAGGCCGAGGCGCATGCCGAGGGTATCCTGGCGTTCCTCGCCGAGCAGGGGCTGATTGCCGGGCAGTGGCCGGCGCCAGCGCGTGAACCCTGCGAGGGCATGCCCTTCGAAGGCACTGAATTACTGTATGCGCCGCATCCTGGCGTGGTGAGTTTCCTGCGTCCGGCTGGTAGCTGGGTGGAAGTGGGCGAGCCGATTTTCGAAGTGATTGATCCTCTATCCGATCGGGTCAGCACGGTATGTGCTGGCACCAGCGGCGTGCTATTCGCCGTTGAGCGGCTGCGTTATGCCCAACCCGGTTTCTGGCTGGCCAAGGTGGCGGGGCGCGAAGCGCTGCGTCACGGGCGCTTGCTCAACGACTGA
- a CDS encoding ABC transporter ATP-binding protein — protein MYKLEVQDLHKRYGSHEVLKGVSLKAAAGDVISIIGSSGSGKSTFLRCINLLEQPHAGKILLNNEELKLVANKDGALKAADPKQLQRMRSRLSMVFQHFNLWSHMTAIENIMEAPVHVLGVSKAEAREKAEHYLAKVGVAHRKDAYPGHMSGGEQQRVAIARALAMEPEVMLFDEPTSALDPELVGDVLKVMQSLAQEGRTMVVVTHEMGFAREVSNQLVFLHKGLVEESGNPREVLVNPQSERLQQFLSGSLK, from the coding sequence ATGTACAAACTTGAAGTCCAAGACCTGCATAAGCGCTATGGCAGTCATGAAGTGCTCAAGGGTGTGTCCCTGAAGGCCGCGGCTGGCGATGTGATCAGCATCATCGGCTCCAGTGGCTCGGGCAAGAGTACCTTTTTGCGCTGCATCAACCTGCTGGAGCAACCCCACGCCGGGAAGATCCTGCTGAACAATGAAGAGCTGAAGCTGGTGGCCAACAAGGACGGCGCCCTCAAGGCCGCCGACCCCAAGCAGTTGCAGCGCATGCGCTCGCGCCTGTCGATGGTGTTCCAGCACTTCAACCTGTGGTCGCACATGACCGCCATCGAGAACATCATGGAAGCCCCGGTACATGTATTGGGCGTATCCAAGGCCGAGGCTCGCGAGAAGGCCGAGCATTACCTGGCCAAGGTCGGTGTGGCGCATCGCAAGGATGCCTACCCGGGGCACATGTCCGGTGGCGAGCAGCAGCGCGTGGCGATTGCCCGGGCCCTGGCCATGGAACCTGAGGTCATGTTGTTCGACGAGCCAACCTCGGCCCTGGACCCGGAGCTGGTGGGTGACGTGCTGAAGGTCATGCAGTCCCTGGCCCAGGAAGGCCGGACCATGGTGGTGGTGACCCACGAGATGGGTTTTGCCCGCGAGGTCTCCAATCAACTGGTGTTCCTGCACAAGGGGCTGGTGGAAGAGAGCGGCAATCCGCGGGAAGTGCTGGTGAATCCACAATCAGAACGTTTGCAACAATTCCTCTCCGGCAGTCTCAAGTAA
- the argR gene encoding transcriptional regulator ArgR — protein MTAHRIGFLIWPSTKALTLALAEEALRVAQRVHPDVIYELAFLQAEAPAQGTWQLPGEPWAGKLEGCQKLFLLADEPPAPMSPALGTALKQLVRSGCVVGGLSAGVYPLAQLGLLDGYRAAVHWRWQDDFAERFPKVIATSHLFDWDRDRLTACGGMSVLDLLLAVLARDHGAELAGAVSEELVVERIREGGERQRIPLQNRLGSSHPKLTQAVLLMEANIEEPLTTDEIAQHVCVSRRQLERIFKQYLNRVPSQYYLELRLNKARQMLMQTSKSIIQIGLSCGFSSGPHFSSAYRNFFGATPREDRNQRRSSSPFELSSVPAERG, from the coding sequence ATGACTGCCCATCGAATTGGTTTCCTGATTTGGCCCAGCACTAAAGCCTTGACGCTGGCGCTGGCCGAGGAGGCTTTGCGCGTCGCCCAGCGGGTTCATCCGGACGTGATCTATGAGCTGGCCTTTCTCCAGGCCGAGGCTCCTGCGCAAGGTACCTGGCAACTGCCGGGCGAGCCTTGGGCGGGCAAGCTTGAAGGGTGCCAGAAACTGTTCCTGCTGGCGGACGAGCCGCCGGCGCCCATGAGCCCGGCACTGGGTACCGCGCTCAAGCAATTGGTGCGCTCCGGTTGTGTGGTGGGCGGATTGTCCGCAGGCGTTTATCCGCTGGCCCAATTGGGCCTGCTCGATGGTTATCGGGCAGCGGTGCACTGGCGCTGGCAGGATGATTTTGCCGAGCGTTTTCCCAAGGTTATCGCCACCAGCCACTTGTTCGATTGGGATCGTGATCGGTTGACCGCCTGTGGCGGCATGTCGGTGTTGGACTTGCTGCTGGCGGTGCTGGCGCGTGACCACGGCGCGGAGCTGGCTGGGGCAGTATCCGAGGAACTGGTGGTTGAACGTATTCGCGAAGGTGGCGAGCGCCAGCGCATTCCGCTGCAGAACCGCCTGGGCTCCAGCCATCCGAAGCTGACTCAGGCGGTATTGCTGATGGAGGCCAATATCGAGGAGCCGCTGACCACTGACGAGATCGCCCAACACGTCTGCGTATCTCGTCGCCAGCTGGAGCGGATCTTCAAACAGTACCTGAACCGTGTGCCGAGCCAGTACTACCTGGAGCTGCGGCTGAACAAGGCACGGCAGATGCTGATGCAGACCAGCAAGTCGATCATCCAGATCGGCCTGTCCTGCGGTTTCTCCTCCGGACCGCACTTCTCCAGCGCCTACCGCAATTTCTTTGGCGCCACCCCGCGTGAAGACCGTAACCAGCGGCGTAGCAGCAGCCCCTTCGAACTCTCCTCCGTACCCGCCGAGCGCGGCTGA
- a CDS encoding aspartate aminotransferase family protein: MSVEQAPVQRADFDQVMVPNYAPAAFIPVRGAGSRVWDQTGRELIDFAGGIAVNVLGHAHPALVGALTEQANKLWHVSNVFTNEPALRLAHKLIDATFAERAFFCNSGAEANEAAFKLARRVAHDRFGAEKYEIIAALNSFHGRTLFTVNVGGQSKYSDGFGPKITGITHVPYNDLAALKAAISDKTCAVVLEPIQGEGGVLPAELAYLQGARELCDQHNALLVFDEVQTGMGRCGELFAYQHYGVTPDILTSAKSLGGGFPIAAMLTTEELAKHLVVGTHGTTYGGNPLACAVAGAVMDVINTPEVLNGVKAKHDRFKTRLSQIGAKYGLFTEIRGLGLLLGCVLSDAWKGKAKDVFNAAEKEGLMILQAGPDVVRFAPSLVVEDADIDQGLDRFERAVAKLTQA; this comes from the coding sequence ATGTCCGTTGAGCAAGCTCCGGTGCAACGCGCCGATTTCGACCAGGTGATGGTTCCCAACTACGCACCTGCGGCTTTCATTCCTGTGCGCGGCGCGGGGTCTCGAGTCTGGGACCAGACGGGACGGGAGCTGATCGACTTCGCCGGCGGCATCGCGGTCAACGTGCTGGGCCATGCCCATCCGGCCCTGGTGGGCGCCCTGACCGAGCAGGCGAACAAGCTGTGGCATGTCTCCAACGTATTCACCAATGAGCCGGCCTTGCGCCTGGCCCACAAGCTGATCGACGCCACCTTCGCCGAGCGTGCATTCTTCTGTAACTCCGGTGCGGAGGCCAACGAGGCCGCTTTCAAGCTGGCCCGTCGCGTGGCCCATGATCGCTTCGGTGCCGAGAAGTACGAAATCATCGCAGCGCTCAACAGCTTCCACGGTCGCACCCTGTTCACCGTCAACGTTGGTGGCCAGTCCAAGTATTCAGATGGCTTCGGTCCGAAGATCACCGGCATCACCCATGTGCCATACAACGACCTGGCCGCGCTGAAAGCCGCGATCTCCGACAAGACCTGCGCCGTGGTGCTGGAGCCGATCCAGGGTGAGGGCGGCGTGTTGCCGGCCGAGCTGGCCTACCTGCAAGGTGCCCGTGAGCTGTGCGACCAGCACAACGCGCTGCTGGTGTTCGACGAAGTGCAGACCGGCATGGGCCGCTGCGGCGAGCTGTTCGCCTACCAGCATTACGGCGTCACCCCGGACATCCTCACCAGCGCCAAGAGCCTGGGTGGCGGCTTCCCGATCGCGGCGATGCTGACCACCGAAGAGCTGGCCAAGCACCTGGTAGTCGGTACCCACGGCACTACCTACGGCGGCAACCCGCTGGCCTGTGCAGTGGCTGGGGCGGTGATGGACGTGATCAACACCCCCGAAGTGCTCAATGGCGTCAAGGCCAAGCACGATCGCTTCAAGACTCGTCTGTCGCAGATCGGCGCCAAGTACGGCCTGTTCACGGAAATCCGTGGCCTGGGCCTGCTGCTCGGTTGCGTACTTAGCGACGCCTGGAAGGGCAAGGCCAAGGACGTGTTCAACGCCGCTGAGAAAGAAGGCTTGATGATTCTGCAAGCCGGTCCGGACGTGGTGCGTTTCGCCCCGAGCCTGGTGGTCGAGGATGCCGATATCGACCAGGGCCTGGATCGCTTCGAGCGCGCCGTGGCGAAACTGACCCAAGCCTGA
- the aruF gene encoding arginine/ornithine succinyltransferase subunit alpha, which yields MLVMRPAQMADLGEVQRLAADSPIGVTSLPDDVERLRDKIAASEASFAAEVSFNGEESYFFVLEDSESGKLVGCSAIVASAGYSEPFYSFRNETFVHASRELKIHNKIHVLSQCHDLTGNSLLTSFYVVRDLVGTPWAELNSRGRLLFVANHPERFADSVVTEIVGYSDENGDSPFWDAIGRNFFDLNYAEAERLCGLKSRTFLAELMPHYPIYVPLLPDAAQEAMGQVHPRAQITFDILMREGFETDHYIDIFDGGPTLHARVSGIRSIAQSRVVPVRIGEALKGGGRQYLVSNGQLQDYRAVLLELDYAPGKPVTLDLQAAEALGVGEGASVRLVAV from the coding sequence ATGCTGGTGATGCGCCCCGCGCAAATGGCCGATCTGGGCGAGGTACAGCGTCTGGCTGCAGACAGCCCGATTGGTGTCACCTCCTTGCCGGACGATGTGGAGCGCCTGCGCGACAAGATCGCCGCGAGCGAGGCTTCGTTCGCCGCGGAAGTGAGCTTCAACGGTGAAGAGAGCTACTTCTTCGTCCTCGAGGACAGCGAAAGCGGCAAGCTGGTGGGATGCTCGGCCATCGTCGCCTCGGCGGGCTACTCCGAGCCGTTCTACAGCTTTCGCAACGAAACCTTCGTCCATGCGTCCCGCGAGCTGAAGATCCACAACAAGATCCATGTCCTGTCCCAGTGCCATGACCTGACCGGCAACAGCCTGCTGACCAGCTTCTATGTGGTCCGCGACCTGGTGGGCACGCCCTGGGCCGAGCTCAACTCCCGTGGCCGCCTGCTGTTCGTGGCCAACCACCCGGAACGCTTCGCCGATTCGGTGGTGACCGAGATCGTTGGCTACAGCGACGAAAATGGCGACTCGCCGTTCTGGGATGCCATCGGACGCAACTTCTTCGATCTCAACTATGCCGAGGCCGAGCGCCTGTGCGGCCTCAAGAGCCGGACTTTCCTGGCCGAGCTGATGCCGCATTATCCGATCTACGTGCCGCTGCTGCCGGACGCCGCCCAGGAAGCCATGGGCCAGGTGCATCCGCGGGCGCAGATCACCTTCGACATCCTGATGCGCGAAGGTTTCGAGACCGATCACTACATCGATATTTTCGACGGCGGCCCGACCCTGCATGCGCGGGTTTCCGGGATCCGTTCGATTGCCCAGAGCCGCGTGGTGCCGGTCAGGATCGGCGAAGCGCTCAAGGGCGGCGGTCGCCAGTACCTGGTTTCCAACGGCCAGTTGCAGGACTACCGCGCGGTGCTGCTGGAGCTGGACTACGCGCCGGGCAAGCCAGTGACCCTGGATCTGCAAGCAGCCGAGGCCCTGGGCGTCGGTGAAGGCGCCAGCGTGCGCCTGGTGGCGGTTTAA
- the astA gene encoding arginine N-succinyltransferase: MIVRPVRSSDLPALIDLARSTGTGLTTLPANEERLTHRVGWAEKTFRGEAERGDADYLFVLEDDNGRVVGISAIAGAVGLREPWYNFRVGLTVSASQELNIYREIPTLFLANDLTGNSELCSLFLHADYRNGLNGRMLAKARMLFIAEFPQLFGNKIIAEMRGMSDEQGRSPFWESLGRHFFKMEFSQADYLTGVGNKAFIAELMPKFPLYTCFLSEDARNVIAKVHTDTEPALAMLKSEGFSYQGYVDIFDAGPAVECETSKIRAVRDSQALVLAIGTPGDDATPFLIHNRKREDCRITAAPARFASGTLVVDPLTAKRLQLNAGDQVRAVPLSASRESK; encoded by the coding sequence ATGATCGTTCGTCCCGTACGCAGCAGCGATTTACCCGCGCTGATCGACCTGGCCCGCAGCACCGGCACCGGCCTCACCACCTTGCCGGCCAACGAAGAGCGCCTGACCCATCGGGTCGGCTGGGCGGAGAAGACCTTTCGCGGTGAAGCCGAGCGCGGCGATGCGGACTACCTGTTCGTGCTGGAGGACGACAACGGCCGGGTGGTGGGGATTTCCGCCATCGCCGGTGCGGTCGGCCTGCGTGAGCCCTGGTACAACTTCCGGGTGGGCCTGACCGTCAGCGCTTCCCAGGAACTGAACATCTACCGCGAGATCCCGACGCTGTTCCTGGCCAACGACCTGACCGGCAACTCCGAGCTGTGTTCGCTGTTCCTGCATGCCGACTACCGTAACGGCCTCAACGGCCGCATGTTGGCCAAGGCGCGCATGCTGTTCATCGCCGAGTTCCCGCAGCTGTTCGGCAACAAGATCATCGCCGAGATGCGCGGCATGTCCGATGAGCAGGGGCGCTCGCCCTTCTGGGAAAGCCTGGGCCGGCATTTCTTCAAGATGGAATTCAGCCAGGCGGACTATCTCACTGGCGTTGGCAACAAGGCTTTCATCGCCGAGTTGATGCCCAAGTTCCCGCTCTACACCTGCTTTCTTTCCGAGGACGCGCGCAACGTCATCGCCAAGGTCCACACCGACACCGAGCCGGCTCTGGCCATGCTCAAGAGCGAGGGCTTCAGCTACCAGGGTTATGTCGACATCTTCGACGCCGGCCCGGCGGTGGAGTGCGAGACCAGCAAGATCCGCGCGGTGCGCGACAGCCAGGCGCTGGTGTTGGCCATCGGCACCCCGGGCGACGACGCCACGCCATTCCTGATCCACAACCGCAAGCGCGAGGACTGTCGTATCACCGCGGCGCCGGCGCGCTTCGCCTCGGGCACCCTGGTGGTCGATCCGCTGACCGCCAAGCGCCTGCAACTCAACGCCGGCGACCAGGTCCGCGCGGTTCCGCTGTCTGCTTCTCGGGAGTCGAAATAA
- the astD gene encoding succinylglutamate-semialdehyde dehydrogenase, whose amino-acid sequence MMSTLYIAGQWLAGQGEAFTSVNPVTQEVIWSGNGATPAQVDSAVHAARQAFPAWAKRSLEERIGVLEAFAAGLKARADELARCIGEETGKPLWEATTEVTSMVNKIAISVQSYRERTGEKSGPLGDATAVLRHKPHGVVAVFGPYNFPGHLPNGHIVPALLAGNSVLFKPSELTPKVAELTVRCWIEAGLPAGVLNLLQGARETGIALAANPGIDGLFFTGSSRTGNHLHQQFAGRPDKILALEMGGNNPLVVDQVADLDAAVYTIIQSAFISAGQRCTCARRLLVPAGAWGDSLLARLVAVSSTIEVGAFDQQPAPFMGSVISLGAAQALLDAQRQLLANGAVALLEMTQPQAQAALLTPGILDVTAVAERPDEELFGPLLQVIRYADFDGAIAEANNTQYGLAAGLLSDSEERYQQFWLQSRAGIVNWNKQLTGAASSAPFGGVGASGNHRASAYYAADYCAYPVASLETPSLVLPGALTPGVRLD is encoded by the coding sequence ATAATGAGCACGTTGTACATCGCCGGCCAATGGCTGGCCGGCCAGGGTGAAGCCTTCACCTCCGTCAATCCGGTGACCCAGGAGGTCATCTGGTCCGGCAACGGCGCAACGCCCGCCCAGGTGGATAGCGCGGTGCATGCTGCGCGCCAGGCATTCCCAGCCTGGGCCAAGCGTTCCCTGGAGGAGCGCATCGGCGTGCTCGAAGCCTTCGCTGCCGGCCTCAAGGCCCGTGCCGACGAACTGGCCCGCTGCATTGGCGAGGAAACCGGCAAGCCGTTGTGGGAGGCGACCACGGAAGTGACCAGCATGGTCAACAAGATCGCCATCTCGGTGCAAAGCTACCGTGAGCGCACCGGCGAGAAGAGCGGCCCGCTGGGCGACGCCACCGCCGTGCTGCGACACAAGCCCCATGGCGTGGTGGCGGTGTTCGGCCCCTACAACTTCCCCGGCCACCTGCCCAATGGTCACATAGTGCCGGCGCTGCTGGCGGGTAACAGTGTGCTGTTCAAGCCCAGCGAGCTGACGCCCAAGGTCGCCGAGCTGACGGTCCGGTGCTGGATCGAGGCCGGCCTGCCGGCGGGCGTGCTCAACCTGTTGCAGGGCGCCCGGGAAACCGGGATCGCCTTGGCCGCCAACCCAGGGATCGATGGCCTGTTCTTCACGGGTTCCAGCCGTACCGGCAACCACCTGCACCAGCAGTTCGCCGGGCGTCCGGACAAGATCCTGGCCCTGGAGATGGGGGGTAACAACCCGTTGGTGGTGGACCAGGTCGCGGACCTGGATGCCGCGGTGTACACCATCATCCAGTCCGCCTTCATCTCGGCCGGCCAGCGCTGTACCTGTGCCCGCCGCCTGCTGGTGCCGGCAGGCGCCTGGGGCGACTCGTTGCTGGCGCGCCTGGTGGCGGTCAGCTCGACCATCGAGGTGGGTGCCTTCGACCAGCAACCAGCGCCGTTCATGGGCTCGGTAATCTCCCTGGGCGCCGCCCAGGCACTGCTGGATGCCCAGCGCCAGTTGTTGGCCAACGGCGCCGTGGCCCTGCTGGAAATGACCCAGCCCCAGGCCCAGGCCGCACTGCTGACTCCGGGGATCCTGGATGTCACGGCGGTGGCCGAGCGACCTGACGAGGAGCTGTTCGGGCCGTTGCTGCAAGTGATCCGCTACGCTGATTTTGATGGCGCCATCGCCGAGGCCAACAATACCCAGTACGGCCTGGCGGCCGGTCTGCTGTCGGATTCCGAAGAGCGCTACCAGCAGTTCTGGTTGCAGAGCCGGGCCGGGATCGTCAACTGGAACAAGCAGTTGACCGGTGCTGCCAGCAGCGCGCCATTCGGTGGTGTGGGGGCCTCGGGCAACCATCGGGCCAGCGCCTATTACGCCGCGGATTACTGCGCGTACCCGGTAGCCTCCCTGGAGACTCCGAGCCTGGTCTTGCCCGGAGCGCTGACCCCGGGCGTGCGCCTGGATTGA
- the astB gene encoding N-succinylarginine dihydrolase — MKSYEVNFDGLVGPTHNYGGLSYGNVASQSNSQQGSNPKEAALQGLAKMKALMDMGFQQGVLAPQERPDVAALRSLGFAGTDAQVIQQAAKQAMPLLVASCSASSMWVANAATVSPSADTADGRVHFTAANLNCKYHRSIEHPTTSRVLGAMFADQKHFAHHAALPAVAQFGDEGAANHTRFCRDYGQAGVEFFVFGRSAFDTRYPAPQKYPARQTLEASQAVARLHGLGEEGVVYAQQNPAVIDQGVFHNDVIAVGNGEVLFYHEDAFLHTDTMLAELQAKLGKRGANFQAICVPRSQVSVEDAVRSYLFNSQLLSRADGSMLLIVPEECRSNERVWQYLQNLTSSGGVIREVKVFDLKQSMQNGGGPACLRLRVALNETELAAVNPGVIMTAPLYETLTQWVGKHYRDRLAESDLADPQLLVECRTALDELTQILKLGAVYPFQIN; from the coding sequence ATGAAATCCTATGAAGTCAATTTTGACGGTCTAGTGGGGCCGACCCATAACTACGGCGGTTTGTCCTACGGCAACGTCGCCTCCCAGAGCAATAGCCAGCAGGGCTCCAATCCTAAAGAAGCGGCGTTGCAGGGCCTGGCGAAGATGAAGGCGCTGATGGACATGGGCTTCCAGCAGGGCGTGCTCGCCCCGCAGGAGCGTCCGGATGTGGCTGCGCTGCGTAGCCTGGGCTTTGCCGGAACGGATGCGCAGGTCATTCAGCAGGCGGCCAAGCAGGCCATGCCGTTGCTGGTCGCCAGTTGCTCGGCTTCGAGCATGTGGGTGGCCAACGCCGCCACCGTGAGCCCGAGTGCCGACACCGCCGATGGCCGTGTGCATTTCACCGCCGCCAACCTCAACTGCAAGTACCACCGCAGCATCGAGCACCCGACCACCAGCCGGGTACTGGGGGCGATGTTCGCCGACCAGAAGCACTTCGCCCACCACGCGGCCTTGCCGGCAGTGGCGCAGTTCGGTGATGAGGGCGCGGCCAACCACACGCGCTTCTGCCGTGACTACGGCCAGGCTGGCGTCGAGTTCTTCGTCTTTGGTCGCAGTGCTTTCGATACGCGCTACCCGGCTCCGCAGAAGTATCCGGCGCGCCAGACCCTGGAGGCGTCCCAGGCCGTGGCCAGGTTGCATGGGCTGGGCGAGGAGGGCGTGGTCTATGCCCAGCAGAACCCGGCAGTGATCGACCAGGGCGTGTTCCATAACGATGTGATCGCCGTGGGTAACGGCGAGGTGCTGTTCTACCACGAGGATGCCTTCCTCCACACCGACACGATGCTTGCCGAGCTGCAGGCCAAGCTGGGCAAGCGCGGCGCCAACTTCCAGGCGATCTGCGTGCCTCGCTCCCAGGTGTCGGTAGAGGACGCGGTACGCTCCTATCTGTTCAACAGCCAGCTGTTGTCTCGTGCCGATGGCAGCATGTTGCTGATCGTGCCTGAAGAGTGCCGCAGCAACGAGCGGGTCTGGCAATACCTGCAAAACCTCACCAGCTCAGGCGGCGTGATCCGCGAGGTGAAGGTCTTCGATCTCAAGCAGAGCATGCAGAACGGCGGTGGCCCGGCGTGCCTGCGCCTGCGCGTGGCGCTCAACGAAACCGAGTTGGCGGCGGTCAACCCTGGCGTGATCATGACCGCGCCGCTGTACGAGACCCTGACCCAATGGGTTGGCAAGCATTACCGCGATCGTCTGGCCGAAAGCGACTTGGCGGACCCGCAACTGCTGGTCGAGTGCCGGACGGCATTGGATGAGTTGACGCAAATCCTTAAACTGGGCGCGGTTTATCCTTTCCAGATCAATTGA
- the astE gene encoding succinylglutamate desuccinylase, protein MLALGKLLELTLAGREPAEKTQLTVDGVRMRWLSEGALEVRPPEARDNGLDLLLSAGIHGNETAPIELLDRLLHDIARGDLKPRARILFLFGNPEAMRRGERFVEQDVNRLFNGRHELSSGNEALRACELERLAASFFSVPGRERLHYDLHTAIRGSKIEQFALYPWKDGRQHSRRELARLRACGMEAVLLQNKPSIVFSAYTYDQLGAESFTLELGKARPFGQNQGVNVERLETRLKQLIEGSEPPAEQDSLEGLKLFSVSREVIKHSDSFQLHLPADVENFSELEMGYLLAEDIAQTRWVIEEKGARIIFPNPKVKNGLRAGILIVPATADGLS, encoded by the coding sequence ATGCTCGCCCTCGGCAAACTGCTTGAACTGACCCTCGCCGGCCGTGAACCGGCAGAGAAGACTCAACTGACTGTCGACGGCGTGCGCATGCGCTGGCTGAGCGAGGGGGCGCTGGAAGTGCGCCCCCCCGAGGCGCGCGACAACGGGCTGGACCTGTTGTTGTCCGCCGGCATCCACGGCAACGAGACCGCTCCCATCGAGTTGCTCGACCGCCTGTTGCATGACATCGCCCGGGGCGACCTGAAGCCCCGCGCCCGTATCCTGTTCCTGTTCGGCAATCCCGAGGCCATGCGCCGCGGCGAGCGTTTCGTCGAGCAGGATGTCAATCGACTGTTCAACGGCCGGCATGAGTTGAGCAGTGGTAATGAGGCCTTGCGCGCCTGTGAGCTGGAGCGCCTGGCGGCGAGTTTCTTCAGCGTGCCGGGGCGCGAGCGCCTGCACTACGACCTGCATACGGCCATTCGCGGTTCGAAGATCGAGCAGTTCGCCCTGTACCCATGGAAGGACGGGCGCCAGCATTCGCGTCGCGAACTGGCGCGCCTGCGGGCCTGCGGCATGGAGGCGGTGCTGTTGCAGAACAAGCCGTCGATCGTTTTCAGCGCCTACACCTACGATCAACTGGGCGCCGAGTCCTTCACCCTGGAGCTGGGCAAGGCCCGGCCGTTCGGGCAGAACCAGGGGGTCAATGTCGAGCGCCTGGAAACCCGGCTCAAGCAACTGATCGAGGGCAGCGAGCCGCCCGCAGAGCAGGACAGCCTCGAGGGATTGAAGTTGTTCAGTGTCTCTCGGGAAGTGATCAAGCACAGCGACAGCTTCCAACTGCACTTGCCAGCGGACGTGGAGAACTTTTCCGAATTGGAGATGGGTTACCTGCTGGCCGAGGACATTGCCCAGACCCGCTGGGTCATCGAGGAGAAGGGCGCGAGGATCATTTTCCCCAACCCCAAGGTCAAGAATGGCCTGCGTGCCGGGATCCTGATCGTGCCGGCCACGGCCGATGGCCTGAGCTGA
- a CDS encoding 6,7-dimethyl-8-ribityllumazine synthase — MQLSAIDSKSKHHPNERVAFVQACWHKEIVDQSRQGFLTEMLAQGYQESDIDFFEVGGAFEIPLQAKLLAKSGRYTGIVAAGLVVDGGLYRHDFVGQAVINGLMQVQLETEVPVFSVVLTPHHFHAGEEHQKFFFEHFVVKGREAAITCADTLNKTRALRRNEQRAVAV; from the coding sequence ATGCAACTCTCTGCTATCGATAGCAAAAGCAAACACCATCCCAACGAGCGCGTCGCCTTTGTCCAGGCTTGCTGGCACAAGGAAATCGTCGATCAGAGCCGCCAGGGCTTCCTCACCGAAATGCTTGCCCAGGGCTACCAGGAAAGCGACATCGACTTCTTCGAGGTCGGTGGCGCCTTCGAGATCCCGCTGCAAGCCAAGCTGCTGGCCAAGTCCGGTCGCTATACCGGGATCGTCGCGGCCGGCCTGGTGGTGGACGGCGGCCTCTACCGCCACGACTTCGTCGGCCAGGCGGTGATCAACGGGCTGATGCAGGTGCAATTGGAAACCGAAGTGCCGGTGTTCTCGGTGGTGCTGACCCCGCATCATTTCCATGCGGGCGAAGAACACCAGAAGTTCTTCTTCGAACACTTCGTGGTCAAGGGTCGGGAGGCGGCCATCACCTGCGCCGACACCCTGAACAAGACTCGCGCCCTGCGCCGTAACGAACAACGCGCAGTCGCAGTGTAA